Proteins encoded together in one Centropristis striata isolate RG_2023a ecotype Rhode Island chromosome 6, C.striata_1.0, whole genome shotgun sequence window:
- the dennd11 gene encoding DENN domain-containing protein 11: MVKQSDRAPLLDWEEIPPPDPNQAAPPPPAPPREEEDAPAVKTSQPVGRRTKTSIAPGSGWSSTTTTITCSPTKSVTAVVASGTGSPAGRPRTELSGRGWERPEPLGTDRNVPFPGLSLRDQWEEKDQIVAVFVVTFDTRSGNMVEWCLPHDVNLDGVEFKSMASGSHRITSDFIYFRKGCYFGLACFANMPVESELERGARMKSVGILSPSYTLLYRYMHFLENQVRHQLQCPGQYSPLEAFYEDKKAVLPPAGNGLVPAPTWSVTSINRCMHPEMKITHPAGCMSQFIQFFGEQIMVLWKFALLRKRLLIFSPPPVGVVCYRVYCCCCLANVSLPGVGISVPELRPFFYINIADITTLETELSYVACTTEKIFEEKKELYDVYIDNQNVKTHRSHLQPLLRLNAADKEKYRKLSEQRQLLLYSQEVEGDCTSNEEDLFILFFMELNNRIFQTLSDVAGSSDPTLTAEHVRAMGLDPQGDRSFLLDLLEVYGIDVTLVIDNLCCP; this comes from the exons ATGGTGAAGCAGTCGGACCGAGCCCCGCTGCTGGACTGGGAGGAGATCCCACCGCCCGATCCGAACCAGGCGGCCCCGCCGCCGCCTGCACCGCcgcgggaggaggaggacgcaCCGGCGGTGAAAACTTCGCAGCCAGTCGGGCGTCGCACAAAAACATCAATCGCGCCTGGTTCAGGGTGgagcagcaccaccaccaccatcacctgCAGCCCGACAAAGAGTGTAACAGCTGTTGTTGCCAGCGGGACCGGAAGCCCGGCGGGCCGTCCGCGCACGGAGCTCTCGGGGCGCGGGTGGGAACGCCCGGAACCTCTCGGTACAGACCGCAATGTTCCCTTCCCCGGCCTCTCGCTGAGGGATCAGTGGGAGGAAAAGGACCAGATCGTGGCTGTGTTTGTGGTTACCTTTGATACAAGATCAg GGAATATGGTAGAGTGGTGCCTGCCTCATGACGTCAACCTAGAtggagttgaattcaagtcaaTGGCCAGCGGTTCCCATCGGATCACCAGTGACTTCAT ATATTTCCGTAAAGGCTGTTACTTTGGGCTGGCCTGTTTTGCGAACATGCCCGTTGAGAGTGAGCTGGAGCGAGGAGCGAGGATGAAGTCTGTGGGAATTCTGTCTCCCTCCTACACTCTGCTGTATCGCTACATGCACTTCCTGGAGAACCAAGTCAG ACACCAGTTGCAGTGTCCGGGCCAGTATTCTCCACTAGAGGCCTTCTACGAGGATAAGAAGGCCGTCCTTCCTCCTGCAGGAAATGGTCTGGTCCCCGCTCCAACCTGGAGCGTGACCTCCATCAACCGCTGCATGCACCCAGAGATGAAG ATCACCCACCCTGCTGGCTGCATGTCGCAGTTCATTCAGTTTTTCGGGGAGCAGATTATGGTGCTGTGGAAGTTTGCACTGCTGAGGAAACGGCTCCTCATCTTCTCACCTCCACCTGTTGGTGTGGTGTGCTACAGGG TGTATTGCTGTTGCTGCCTGGCCAATGTCTCTTTACCTGGAGTCGGTATCTCTGTGCCTGAATTACGGCCCTTTTTCTACATCAACATAGCCGACATCACCACGCTGGAAACAGAGCTGTCATACGTTGCCT GTACCACAGAGAAAATTTttgaggagaaaaaggagctgTACGACGTCTACATTGATAACCAGAATGTGAAAACGCACAGAAGCCATTTGCAGCCGCTGCTCCGACTCAATGCAGCAGATAAGGAGAAGTACAGGAAACTGAGTGAACAGAG ACAACTGCTGCTGTACTCTCAGGAGGTGGAAGGAGACTGCACGTCGAATGAAGAAGATCTTTTCATCCT GTTCTTCATGGAGCTGAATAACCGAATCTTCCAGACGCTGTCAGACGTAGCAGGGAGCAGCGATCCCACCCTGACCGCTGAGCACGTGAGGGCCATGGGGCTGGACCCCCAGGGAGACCGCTCCTTCCTCCTCGACCTGCTGGAGGTGTACGGCATCGACGTCACGCTGGTCATAGACAACCTGTGCTGCCCCTGA